The following are encoded in a window of Impatiens glandulifera chromosome 5, dImpGla2.1, whole genome shotgun sequence genomic DNA:
- the LOC124938716 gene encoding ADP-ribosylation factor-related protein 1-like yields MFSLFYGLWKYVFSKTEFHVLILGIDKTGKTTLLEKLKSQYSNAEGLPPDRIVPTVGLNIGRLEVSNAKLVFWDLGGQLGLRSIWEKYYEEAHAVIFVVDAACPSRFQDSKSAMEKVIRHEDLQGAPLLILANKQDLSEALTSEELGRYLDLKKLDERAYMFKDVSSYNGTGIKESMDWLVEVMEKSKRTEILRIRANVKSPGGSS; encoded by the exons ATGTTTTCTTTGTTCTATGGGCTATGGAAATATGTGTTCAGCAAGACGGAGTTTCATGTGCTTATACTTGGAATTGACAAGACAGGAAAAACG ACTTTACTAGAGAAGTTGAAAAGCCAATACTCAAACGCAGAAGGTCTTCCACCTGATAGAATTGTGCCTACAGTTGGACTCAATATTGGCCGTCTTGAAGTCTCAAACGCGAAACTAGTGTTTTGGGACCTCGGAGGTCAG CTTGGTCTTCGCTCAATCTGGGAGAAATATTATGAGGAGGCGCATGCTGTTATATTTGTAGTTGACGCTGCTTGTCCATCGCGTTTTCAAGACTCAAAATCTGCAATGG AAAAGGTTATTAGACACGAGGATCTACAAGGAGCTCCTCTACTAATATTAGCAAACAAGCAG GACCTTTCTGAAGCTTTAACATCGGAAGAACTTGGCCGATACTTGGATCTCAAGAAACTAGATGAAAGGGCATACATGTTTAAAGATGTATCTTCATATAATGG GACAGGAATTAAAGAAAGCATGGACTGGCTAGTAGAGGTTATGGAAAAAAGTAAGAGAACCGAAATTCTGAGAATTCGAGCGAATGTGAAAAGCCCCGGGGGTTCTTCCTAG
- the LOC124939783 gene encoding serine incorporator 3-like isoform X1, whose translation MSCLMPCCVSLTCGLCTSVASSISRRSARIAYCGLFGISLIVSWVLREYAAPILEKLPWIVTTASHSAEWYQTEAVLRVSLGNFLFFAILAVIMIGVKDQNDNRDLLHHGGWVAKVAIWVLFVVLMFFMPDGVITVYGVLSKFGAGLFLLVQVIILLDATHSWNDAWVAKDEQKWYMALLSVSGTCYIGAFTLSGLLFFWFNPSGHQCGLNIFFIVITIILSFAFALIALHPQVNGSLLPASVMSVYCAYLCYTTLSCEPRGYECNSLHDSAAASTSTLVLGLITTVFSVIYSAVRAGSSTTFLSAPSSPTSTVGGKNPLLGKDEEMEGGGKKEMVEGGGAVSYSYTFFHLIFALASMYSAMLLSGWTHPSANSDYIDVGWTSVWVKACTQWVTAALYIWTLVAPLVFPDREFY comes from the exons ATGTCTTGTTTGATGCCTTGTTGCGTGTCTCTTACATGCGGCCTCTGCACATCTGTTGCTTCCAGCATTTCCAGACGTTCAGCTCGAATAGCCTACTGTGGCCTTTTCGGCATCTCTTTGATCGTTTCATGGGTTCTTAGGGAATACGCAGCTCCCATTTTGGAGAAACTTCCAT GGATAGTAACAACTGCAAGTCACTCAGCAGAATGGTATCAGACAGAAGCTGTTCTTCGTGTCAGCTTGGGGAATTTCTTATTTTTCGCAATTCTAGCTGTGATAATGATCGGCGTGAAAGATCAAAACGATAATCGCGACTTGTTGCATCATGGTGGATGGGTGGCTAAAGTTGCCATATGGGTTCTGTTTGTTGTCCTTATGTTTTTCATGCCAGATGGTGTCATAACAGTTTATG GAGTTTTATCGAAATTCGGGGCAGGTTTGTTTTTGTTGGTTCAAGTGATCATATTGTTGGATGCTACACACTCATGGAATGATGCTTGGGTTGCTAAAGATGAACAGAAATGGTATATGGCTCTACTTTCTGTATCTGGGACATGCTATATTGGTGCATTTACTCTTTCAGGACTTCTGTTTTTCTGGTTCAATCCTTCTGGCCATCAATGTGGTCTTAATATCTTCTTTATAGTCATCACAATAATCCTTTCCTTTGCATTTGCTCTTATTGCCTTACATCCACAG GTGAATGGAAGCTTGTTACCTGCTTCTGTGATGTCGGTTTATTGTGCATATCTTTGCTATACTACTCTATCTTGCGAGCCACGAGGCTACGAGTGCAATAGTCTTCACGACAGCGCTGCAGCCTCGACGAGTACTCTTGTTCTTGGCTTGATAACGACTGTCTTCTCTGTTATTTATTCTGCTGTTCGTGCTGGATCTTCCACAACTTTTTTATCTGCTCCATCTTCACCCACGTCCACAG TAGGTGGAAAGAATCCTCTGCTTGGGAAGGATGAGGAGATGGAAGGAGGAGGGAAGAAGGAAATGGTGGAAGGGGGTGGTGCAGTGAGTTACTCTTATACATTCTTCCATCTGATATTTGCATTAGCTAGCATGTATTCAGCTATGCTTCTTTCGGGATGGACACATCCTTCTGCGAATTCGGATTATATTGATGTAGGCTGGACATCAGTTTGGGTTAAGGCCTGCACACAATGGGTTACTGCTGCATTATATATATGGACTCTTGTTGCTCCATTGGTCTTCCCTGATCGTGAATTCTATTGA
- the LOC124939783 gene encoding serine incorporator 3-like isoform X2 encodes MSCLMPCCVSLTCGLCTSVASSISRRSARIAYCGLFGISLIVSWVLREYAAPILEKLPWIVTTASHSAEWYQTEAVLRVSLGNFLFFAILAVIMIGVKDQNDNRDLLHHGGWVAKVAIWVLFVVLMFFMPDGVITVYGVLSKFGAGLFLLVQVIILLDATHSWNDAWVAKDEQKWYMALLSVSGTCYIGAFTLSGLLFFWFNPSGHQCGLNIFFIVITIILSFAFALIALHPQVNGSLLPASVMSVYCAYLCYTTLSCEPRGYECNSLHDSAAASTSTLVLGLITTVFSVIYSAVRAGSSTTFLSAPSSPTSTGGKNPLLGKDEEMEGGGKKEMVEGGGAVSYSYTFFHLIFALASMYSAMLLSGWTHPSANSDYIDVGWTSVWVKACTQWVTAALYIWTLVAPLVFPDREFY; translated from the exons ATGTCTTGTTTGATGCCTTGTTGCGTGTCTCTTACATGCGGCCTCTGCACATCTGTTGCTTCCAGCATTTCCAGACGTTCAGCTCGAATAGCCTACTGTGGCCTTTTCGGCATCTCTTTGATCGTTTCATGGGTTCTTAGGGAATACGCAGCTCCCATTTTGGAGAAACTTCCAT GGATAGTAACAACTGCAAGTCACTCAGCAGAATGGTATCAGACAGAAGCTGTTCTTCGTGTCAGCTTGGGGAATTTCTTATTTTTCGCAATTCTAGCTGTGATAATGATCGGCGTGAAAGATCAAAACGATAATCGCGACTTGTTGCATCATGGTGGATGGGTGGCTAAAGTTGCCATATGGGTTCTGTTTGTTGTCCTTATGTTTTTCATGCCAGATGGTGTCATAACAGTTTATG GAGTTTTATCGAAATTCGGGGCAGGTTTGTTTTTGTTGGTTCAAGTGATCATATTGTTGGATGCTACACACTCATGGAATGATGCTTGGGTTGCTAAAGATGAACAGAAATGGTATATGGCTCTACTTTCTGTATCTGGGACATGCTATATTGGTGCATTTACTCTTTCAGGACTTCTGTTTTTCTGGTTCAATCCTTCTGGCCATCAATGTGGTCTTAATATCTTCTTTATAGTCATCACAATAATCCTTTCCTTTGCATTTGCTCTTATTGCCTTACATCCACAG GTGAATGGAAGCTTGTTACCTGCTTCTGTGATGTCGGTTTATTGTGCATATCTTTGCTATACTACTCTATCTTGCGAGCCACGAGGCTACGAGTGCAATAGTCTTCACGACAGCGCTGCAGCCTCGACGAGTACTCTTGTTCTTGGCTTGATAACGACTGTCTTCTCTGTTATTTATTCTGCTGTTCGTGCTGGATCTTCCACAACTTTTTTATCTGCTCCATCTTCACCCACGTCCACAG GTGGAAAGAATCCTCTGCTTGGGAAGGATGAGGAGATGGAAGGAGGAGGGAAGAAGGAAATGGTGGAAGGGGGTGGTGCAGTGAGTTACTCTTATACATTCTTCCATCTGATATTTGCATTAGCTAGCATGTATTCAGCTATGCTTCTTTCGGGATGGACACATCCTTCTGCGAATTCGGATTATATTGATGTAGGCTGGACATCAGTTTGGGTTAAGGCCTGCACACAATGGGTTACTGCTGCATTATATATATGGACTCTTGTTGCTCCATTGGTCTTCCCTGATCGTGAATTCTATTGA
- the LOC124940043 gene encoding uncharacterized protein At5g19025-like, which yields MAPSISNPNSTSNRSPSLCKHSPSATLDILILILVLISCTFLITSYFNYIIQSLSLILPPLSIIFRRFTDLVNEYHVLYSIGIVSLFIVFVFVSFEIWIAFRSNKCGKSRCKGLRNAMEFDLQVQTDECLRSGVKAVREIDRLPWKGGDESNPDYERFRDELRRMAPPNGRAVLLFRSRCGCSVAKLEGWGSKRSRRSKK from the coding sequence ATGGCTCCTTCAATCTCAAACCCTAACTCCACCTCAAATCGCTCACCATCTCTCTGCAAACACTCACCATCAGCAACCCTAGATATTCTAATCCTAATCCTAGTCCTCATCTCATGCACTTTCCTAATCACATCATACTTCAATTACATAATCCAATCCCTCTCTCTCATCCTCCCTCCGCTCTCAATCATCTTCCGTCGCTTCACCGATCTAGTCAACGAATATCACGTATTGTATTCAATCGGAATCGTTTCGTTGTTCATCGTTTTCGTTTTTGTTTCGTTCGAGATCTGGATCGCGTTTAGATCGAACAAGTGTGGGAAATCGAGATGTAAAGGGTTGAGGAATGCTATGGAGTTCGATTTGCAGGTACAGACGGATGAGTGTTTGAGATCGGGAGTTAAAGCGGTGAGAGAGATTGATCGGTTGCCATGGAAAGGTGGAGATGAATCGAATCCGGATTATGAAAGGTTTAGAGATGAGTTGAGAAGAATGGCTCCACCGAATGGACGAGCTGTGTTGCTGTTTCGATCTAGGTGCGGTTGCTCGGTCGCTAAACTTGAAGGATGGGGTTCTAAGCGTTCTAGGCGATCTAAGAagtaa
- the LOC124937552 gene encoding mediator of RNA polymerase II transcription subunit 33A has product MAVLLNPGISLWDTVLEFTKTAQLKKTDPLIWAIHLSCNLNSAGVSIPSPELAHLLVSHICWENNVSTAWKLLDKALATKIVHPHLVLALLSNRVVPYRQFKPAAYRLFLELVKRYCLVLKPHIEGLNNEKVMNSIDSILCLSNVFCLEVNEPGILLVGFIFSIVCQLVDASLDDEGLLELVPEKKSHWLIQPTEEMEVDVKTVEHHEKLQKSNTTMAIELIGQFLQSKVTSRILFLACQNMSKHWSSFKQRMELLAENSAALRNSKTMTPKALLKLISGASESLSREGKAKSLQEFHHVMSSGRLISSAYSFCNGVSRSVLWLPIDLLLEDAMDGSQVDTTNAVEVTNGLIKALQAINGTTWHETLLGLWMAALRLVQREKDPIEGPIPRLDTRMSMLLTITTLVVADLIEEEEGEIGSNDEMEINGSINCIEKQGSGNRRRGLISSLQSLADYQSLLTPPPYVVSAANQAAAKAMMFVSGVNFGSAYFDMTEMPTNCSGTMHHLIVEACIARNLLDTSAYFWPGYVNGCISQLPHNLPIQASAWSSFMKGAPLTPIMTNALVSAPASSLAELEKVFEVASKGSDDEKIAAATILCGASLIHGWNIQEHTVYLITRLLSPPISDDHSGHGSHLIDLAPMLNALIVGIAPVDCVQIFSLHGLIPLLAGSLMPICEVLGSCVPNVSWTLPAGEELSAYVVFSNAFALLLKLWRFNHPPLEYGIGDVPPVGSQLTPEYLLLVRNSYLALPQSTPSNQNRRRLSAVASSLSPKPVFLDSFPKLKRWYRQHQACIASTLSGPVYGTPVHQIVDGLLNMMFKKINRAGSQSVTTVTSGSSGSSGAGSDDSSLRPKLPAWDILEAVPFVVDAALTACAHGKLSPREFCTGLKDLADFLPASLITIVSYFSAEVTRGVWKPVVMNGTDWPSPAANLSTVEEQIKRILAATGVDVPSLVTGEISQATLPLPLAAFLSLTITYKLDKASQRFLNLAGPALESLAAGCPWPCMPIVASLWAQKARRWSDFLVFSASRTVFLHNNDAAMQLLKSCFTVTLGLNSTPISNNGGVGALLGHGFGSHFHGGISPVAPGILYLRVYRSIRDIMFLREEIISLLMQSVSDIACSDLHKEKLDRMKKAKHGLRYGHVSLQTALAAVKVAASLGASLIWFSGGLGLVQSLMKETLPSWFISVQRLEQDESSGAVVLMLKGYALAYFAVVCGAFAWGADSSSTSASKRRSKILGQHMEFLASVLDGKISLGCHWTIWRAYISGFLSLMVHCMPGWVSELNVDVLKRLSKGLRLWDEDELALALLGRGGVGTMSAAAEIIVDNEI; this is encoded by the exons ATGGCGGTTCTGTTAAACCCAGGTATTAGTCTCTGGGACACTGTCTTAGAGTTTACAAAAACGGCCCAACTCAAAAAAACTGATCCTTTGATATGGGCAATTCATTTATCATGTAATTTGAATTCAGCTGGTGTTTCCATCCCTTCCCCTGAACTTGCCCATCTTCTTGTTTCACACATCTGTTGGGAAAATAATGTCTCAACCGCTTGGAAATTACTTGATAAAGCTTTAGCAACGAAGATCGTTCATCCCCATCTCGTCCTTGCTCTTCTCTCTAACAG GGTTGTTCCATATCGACAGTTTAAGCCAGCTGCTTATAGGCTTTTTCTAGAGCTTGTTAAAAGATATTGTCTTGTGCTGAAACCTCACATTGAGGGATTGAATAATGAGAA GGTTATGAATTCAATAGACAGCATTCTTTGTCTATCAAATGTGTTTTGCTTAGAAGTAAATGAACCTGGAATTCTATTGGTTGGATTTATCTTCTCGATTGTTTGTCAATTGGTTGATGCATCATTGGATGATGAGGGATTGCTTGAACTTGTTCCTGAAAAGAAATCCCATTGGCTAATTCAACCAACTGAAGAAATGGAAGTTGATGTAAAGACTGTTGAACATCATGAGAAATTGCAGAAAAGTAATACTACAATGGCTATTGAGTTGATTGGACAGTTTCTGCAAAGTAAAGTAACTTCCAGGATTCTTTTCTTGGCTTGCCAAAACAT GTCTAAACACTGGAGTAGTTTTAAACAGAGAATGGAGTTACTAGCAGAAAATTCAGCAGCTTTAAGAAATTCAAAAACGATGACACCGAAGGCTCTTCTAAAGTTAATTTCAGGTGCATCTGAATCGCTTTCTCGGGAAGGAAAAGCAAAATCATTGCAAGAGTTCCATCATGTAATGTCATCTGGCCGTTTAATTTCTTCTGCGTACAGTTTCTGTAATGGAGTTAGTCGTTCTGTACTCTGGCTTCCAATTGATTTGTTACTTGAAGATGCTATGGACGGTTCACAAGTTGATACAACAAATGCAGTTGAAGTTACTAATG GGTTAATAAAGGCCCTTCAAGCAATTAATGGCACCACTTGGCATGAAACATTACTAGGTCTTTGGATGGCAGCTCTTCGTCTTGTTCAAAGG GAGAAAGATCCAATTGAAGGCCCTATACCTCGACTAGACACCCGCATGAGCATGTTGTTAACCATCACAACACTTGTTGTTGCTGACCTAATTGAAGAGGAAGAAGGAGAAATTGGGTCAAATGATGAAATGGAAATCAATGGAAGCATAAACTGTATAGAGAAACAGGGTTCTGGAAATCGCCGTCGTGGTCTTATCTCCAGTTTACAAAGCCTGGCTGATTACCAAAGTTTGCTGACTCCACCTCCATATGTTGTTTCAGCAGCCAATCAAGCTGCAGCCAAGGCAATGATGTTTGTTTCTGGAGTCAATTTTGGAAGTGCATATTTTGACATGACAGAAATGCCAACCAACTGCT CTGGGACCATGCACCATCTCATAGTTGAAGCTTGCATTGCTAGAAATCTGTTGGACACGTCAGCATATTTCTGGCCTGGTTATGTTAATGGATGTATCAGCCAATTACCACACAATTTGCCGATTCAAGCATCTGCCTGGTCATCATTTATGAAGGGAGCGCCGCTAACTCCAATAATGACAAATGCTTTGGTCTCAGCTCCAGCTTCAag CTTAGCAGAGCTTGAGAAAGTCTTTGAAGTTGCAAGCAAGGGATCAGATGACGAGAAGATAGCTGCAGCCACCATTCTTTGTGGAGCATCTCTGATTCATGGGTGGAACATACAG GAGCATACTGTTTATCTCATAACCAGACTGCTTTCTCCACCTATCTCTGATGATCATTCTGGACATGGAAGTCATTTGATCGATCTAGCTCCAATGCTGAATGCCCTCATAGTGGGAATAGCGCCTGTTGACTGTGTGCAGATTTTTTCTCTCCATGGCCTG ATTCCACTACTTGCAGGGTCGTTGATGCCGATCTGTGAGGTACTTGGATCTTGTGTGCCAAATGTCTCATGGACACTTCCAGctggagaagaactctcagcTTATGTTGTTTTCTCAAATGCATTTGCTCTGCTGTTAAAGCTATGGCGATTTAATCATCCTCCACTTGAATATGGCATAGGCGATGTACCTCCAGTAGGCTCTCAACTAACCCCAGAATACCTTCTGCTAGTACGGAATTCCTACTTAGCACTTCCCCAAAGTACCCCTAGCAACCAAAACAGAAGGAGACTCTCAGCTGTTGCAAGCTCATTATCCCCAAAACCCGTGTTCTTAGATTCATTTCCAAAGTTAAAACGTTGGTATCGACAGCATCAAGCTTGTATAGCTTCAACCCTTTCGGGTCCTGTCTATGGGACACCTGTCCATCAGATAGTTGATGGTCTTCTTAACATGATGTTCAAAAAGATAAATAGAGCAGGAAGCCAGTCAGTAACCACAGTAACTTCAGGAAGCAGTGGTTCGTCTGGAGCTGGAAGTGATGATAGCTCTCTAAGGCCGAAATTACCTGCTTGGGATATACTTGAAGCGGTTCCTTTTGTTGTTGATGCCGCTTTAACTGCCTGTGCTCATGGAAAACTGTCTCCTCGTGAATTTTGCACTG GGTTGAAGGATCTGGCTGATTTTCTTCCGGCATCATTAATAACCATTGTAAGCTACTTCTCGGCTGAAGTAACTCGTGGTGTTTGGAAACCGGTTGTTATGAATGGAACAGATTGGCCAAGTCCTGCAGCCAATTTGTCTACTGTCGAGGAACAGATTAAAAGAATCCTAGCTGCTACTGGTGTTGATGTCCCAAGTCTTGTTACAG gTGAAATCTCTCAAGCTACACTTCCGCTACCTTTGGCTGCATTTCTCAGCCTGACCATAACCTATAAACTCGATAAAGCCTCACAACGTTTTCTTAATCTGGCTGGTCCAGCCTTGGAGTCCCTAGCTGCAG GTTGTCCATGGCCATGCATGCCAATTGTGGCTTCTTTATGGGCTCAAAAAGCCAGACGCTGGAGCGATTTCCTCGTTTTCTCAGCCTCACGAACAGTATTCCTTCACAATAATGATGCTGCCATGCAGCTCCTTAAAAGCTGCTTTACAGTGACACTCGGATTAAACTCCACACCAATCTCGAACAACGGTGGTGTTGGAGCCCTTCTTGGTCATGGGTTTGGTTCCCATTTTCACGGAGGAATATCACCAGTCGCACCTGGAATACTATACCTAAGAGTTTATCGATCCATTAGAGACATAATGTTCCTCCGAGAAGAAATAATATCTCTTCTGATGCAATCTGTTAGCGACATAGCCTGCAGCGATCTTCACAAGGAAAAACTAGACAGGATGAAGAAGGCCAAGCATGGACTTAGATACGGGCATGTTTCGCTTCAGACTGCATTAGCTGCTGTGAAAGTAGCCGCTTCGCTGGGAGCATCATTAATATGGTTTTCAGGCGGGCTAGGATTGGTTCAGTCACTTATGAAGGAAACACTTCCTTCTTGGTTCATTTCAGTTCAGAGGTTGGAACAGGACGAAAGCTCTGGTGCAGTTGTGCTCATGTTAAAAGGCTACGCGCTAGCCTATTTTGCTGTAGTATGTGGAGCTTTCGCTTGGGGTGCTGACTCATCATCCACGTCAGCATCGAAACGTCGCTCAAAGATCCTCGGGCAGCACATGGAATTCCTGGCTAGTGTCCTTGATGGGAAGATATCGTTGGGCTGTCATTGGACGATTTGGAGAGCTTACATATCAGGGTTTTTGAGCTTAATGGTTCATTGCATGCCCGGTTGGGTGTCGGAATTAAATGTGGATGTGTTGAAGAGGCTTAGCAAAGGGCTAAGGTTGTGGGACGAGGACGAACTGGCACTTGCTTTGTTGGGACGAGGCGGGGTTGGTACTATGAGTGCTGCCGCGGAAATCATAGTCGATAATGAAATATAA